A region from the Pelobates fuscus isolate aPelFus1 chromosome 3, aPelFus1.pri, whole genome shotgun sequence genome encodes:
- the MEX3B gene encoding RNA-binding protein MEX3B: MPSSLFADMERSGGGGETLDDQRALQIALDQLSLLGLDNDESSMYDNEPRKKSVNMTECVPVPSSEHVAEIVGRQGCKIKALRAKTNTYIKTPVRGEEPVFVVTGRKEDVAMARREIISAAEHFSMIRASRNKNALNGGSVPGPPNLPGQTTIQVRVPYRVVGLVVGPKGATIKRIQQQTHTYIVTPSRDKEPVFEVTGMPENVDRAREEIEAHIAVRTGGIIELTDENDFHANGTDVGFDLHGPGSLWSKPNSGVTSGSRKTFSNYRNDSSSSLGSASTDSYFGGNPRLADYSPPSPALSFTNNGNNNNNGNGYVYGSGGELVSPDCTDLAFDSGFDPAPAPPGTALLWSQYDRSPPGSANSTTAYPSNANSLLSATCRRPTAPPRLSPPLHGGNSVLSEHPLARRVRSDPGGGLSYSAYPSMASSDSSSSSSSSSSSSSSSSSSSSSSSGMRRKSSRDCSICFESEVIAALVPCGHNLFCMECANRICEKNEPQCPVCHTEVTQAIRIFS, translated from the exons ATGCCCAGCTCGCTGTTTGCCGACATGGAGCGGAGCGGAGGAGGAGGCGAGACCCTGGATGACCAGCGAGCCCTGCAGATCGCCCTGGACCAGCTCTCCCTGCTCGGGCTGGACAATGACGAGAGCTCCATGTACGACAATGAGCCCCGGAAAAAGAGCGTCAACATGACGGAGTGCGTGCCGGTGCCCAGCTCGGAGCATGTGGCGGAGATCGTGGGCAGACAAG GTTGTAAAATCAAAGCTCTGCGGGCTAAGACCAACACGTACATCAAGACCCCGGTCCGCGGGGAGGAGCCAGTCTTTGTTGTGACTGGGAGGAAGGAAGATGTGGCCATGGCCAGGAGGGAGATCATATCTGCAGCCGAGCATTTCTCCATGATCCGGGCCTCCCGGAACAAGAACGCGCTGAACGGGGGCTCGGTACCGGGCCCGCCCAACCTGCCGGGGCAAACCACCATCCAGGTCCGGGTCCCTTACCGGGTGGTGGGGCTGGTGGTGGGGCCCAAGGGGGCCACGATCAAGCGGATCCAGCAGCAGACCCACACCTACATCGTGACCCCGAGCCGGGACAAGGAGCCGGTGTTCGAGGTGACCGGCATGCCAGAGAATGTGGACCGAGCCCGGGAAGAGATCGAGGCTCACATCGCGGTCCGCACCGGTGGCATCATCGAGCTCACCGATGAGAACGACTTTCACGCCAACGGTACGGACGTGGGCTTCGACCTGCACGGCCCCGGCAGCCTGTGGAGCAAGCCAAACTCAGGAGTGACCTCAGGCTCCCGAAAAACCTTCTCCAACTACCGAAATGACAGCTCCAGCTCCCTGGGCAGTGCCTCCACCGACTCCTACTTTGGGGGTAACCCCAGGCTGGCAGATTACAGCCCCCCCAGCCCTGCCCTCAGCTTCACCAACAATGGCAACAATAACAACAATGGCAATGGATATGTGTATGGCAGTGGTGGCGAGCTCGTCTCCCCGGACTGTACCGATCTGGCCTTTGACAGCGGCTTCGACCCTGCTCCCGCCCCACCAGGCACTGCCCTGCTCTGGTCACAGTACGATCGCTCCCCACCGGGCAGTGCCAACTCCACCACCGCCTACCCCAGCAATGCCAACAGCCTGCTGAGCGCCACCTGTCGGCGGCCCACCGCCCCACCCAGACTCTCCCCCCCTCTGCACGGTGGCAACAGTGTGCTCTCTGAGCATCCCCTAGCACGCAGGGTGCGCAGTGACCCTGGTGGTGGCCTCAGCTACTCCGCCTATCCCAGCATGGCCTCCTCCGActcatcctcttcctcctcatCCTCCTCCAGCAGCAGCTCTTCCTCTTCCAGCTCGTCTTCCTCTTCATCGGGTATGAGGAGGAAAAGCAGCCGCGATTGCTCCATCTGTTTCGAGAGCGAGGTGATCGCTGCCCTGGTCCCCTGCGGGCACAACCTCTTCTGCATGGAGTGTGCTAACCGCATCTGTGAGAAGAATGAGCCCCAGTGCCCAGTGTGCCACACTGAGGTCACCCAGGCCATCCGCATCTTTTCCTAG